CGATTGATATGGATAAGGTCTCTCGTTGTATATGAGCTTCCTGATGTTGTCGATGTTGTAGGTCTCTGTGGGCAACTTTGAACCCTTGGGAAACCTGATCGATACCAATCCGGGGGTATGAAAGTCCGTCAAAGAAGGAGGCGCGGATATCGAACCACGATTCTCATTACAAGAAGTAAAAAGGGTGACAAAGCCGATGGCCGACGCCAAGAGTGTATATAGTTTATTCTTTATCATACATTACGTCCAAATTACACTACAATATCACAAATGTACACTTTTTTCACCGCTTATCGGCCGGTCTACCAAACAAAAACACTTTTTTGTTCTTTTTTGAATTTACAAAACAAGTAAAAACCACCCCTCAAATCCCTTTTCAGCCTTACTCAGAGCCCTATATACCTCCTCGAAACGGCCCAAAAGTCCCCACCCTGACATCGGCAGTCGTGGGTCCCCCCCCAAAAAAACATCTGACCTATCACATCATTTTGGATAGATCGACACATTTCCCCACATCATTACAAGAAGGCTGCCCATGAAGCATCTACAGCCTGACACAAACAACAAAGTCCCCGATAGGCAGTTCGCATCTATCGGAGACGTTGTCATTTTTTTCAAAGAAGCGAGCAGGACGGCTAAACTTCAGCGGTAAATGAATACTTGATACCCTCTCGGAAGGGGAAGAGGAGGGTTATCCCATGTCGATCGCAAAGGGCGTCGAGTCGCTCATCTTCTCGTGGCGAACCATTGAGATGCATGGGAGCGACATAACGACATGAGGTGATCTCCAAAAATTGGCTCAAGCCTTTGAGATAATCTTTCCCGAGACGGTAGTCTGTCGGGAACATCACAAGGTCGGGAGCTATCGGGAACTCTCCGAAAAGCTTGAGCTCATCGGCATAAGCACCTTCATACAGACCGATATAGTGAGCATCGGCCTCTTCGTTCCAGTGCCAGTTGTTGAGATCGCCGGCATGGAAGAGTTTGACGGGACGAGGTGCCGAAGGATCTTTGACTTCGACATAAAACGACCCTCCGATATCGGTGGATCCGTAAGCCCGACCGCTCACTCGCTCATCGATTTCGAAGTGCTCGGCAGTACTCACGAAGAGGACATCTTCAAGGTGTTCGTCGGGGACGACCGAAGCAACCTCGGTGTGGAATATATACTTCACCCTACGCCCACGTATGGGGAGGTCGAAGACCTTGTGCGAGTAGTGATCGCCATGCGAATGGGTACATACGATATAGAGCGGATCACCGTCCCTCTCCAGCAGGGAGGCGACCGGCGGACAGCCTGCGAAGTCTTTGTAGTAGTCAAAGAGGAGATAGCTCTCCCCTGTATCTACAAGGTAGGTGCTGTGCCCCAAGAATGTAAGTGTCATATCTCTTTCGGCTCAAGCTATACGGTTGATGATGCACTTCTGACACAAGGGGGTCTTCTCCACGACAAGTCGGATGGCTGCTTTCATCGCTTCGTAGGAGTCACCATAGAAGTACAGCGAGGTGTAGTACTCACCGTTGTAAAAGCCGTAGTAGAAGCCTTTGCCGTTCATGGCCTTTTCGAGAGCCTCAGCGACCTTCGTAATGTCCGAGCTCTTGTACACCTCTTGGGGCAGATCCACCGCATTAAGCGCGATCTCAAGCCCTTCGGCCTCACCGATTTCGATGACTTTATCGGCATCGGGGGTCGCACCGTGGTGGACGATCTTTGAGCCCTTGGGGAGGATGAGTTGCTCGGCAACGTACTTCAACAATCGCTCGGGAGCTTTCTTCTCCTTGGCAAATAGTGCAATGTCTATACTGCACGTCTCCACCGAACCATCCTTGGCAAGGGTATAAGTCCCGCTGTCCCCGACAAATCCGAGACGCTCCTCCTCGAGCATCATGTCGATGACATCCTCCACAGCGGCACGGGTCTCATCATCGAGTTTGGCATTGAGGATGAGGGTATGGAGGGTGTATTCCTCATCGGTGATTGCGTTGGTATTCAGGTCTTTTTCGGGAATCATTGTAGTCATGCGTGAGTGTGGTCTAACGGTTTGTTCGGTGTGTCAGTCCGAGGACAATCCTCGAACCTGAGTCATACAACCGCCAAAATTACGCTTAATAACTCGTTTCATCAAATCAGGCAACCTTCGTTATCAAGTTATATGACTTTTTCACGGACTGCGTGCCCCACGGCGAGGATGACAGATTCAGGTCACACCTTGAAAGCAGGACAAACAGCACCAAGGAGAGTGTAAATCACTGATGATCAGAGCTCATTCCCTACAGCACAATCCTTTCCCTTCGAGTCTGTCACTCTCACAGACGCAGGTCAGGTAAAAAGTTCTTGCAGTATGCGAGGAGATTTGAGCTGTGACACCCCGGGGAAGTGGTGATCGAAATACTGAAGAAGGAGAGCAAGGAGTTTGTTGCGTCCGTTGCGATCGATGACAAGTCCCTCTTGACGGGGCATGGTAAGCATCTTGTGCAGGAGGTACGACACCTCGGAGCGTTCGGTCTCATGACGTCCGACGGCAGGTCTGAACCTCCCCTCTTCGCAGCAGAGGACATCTCCCCTCCGATAACCCTCGACATCGGGCATGATCCCAAGCCTCCAGCTCAACGCACCCAAGAAATACAGATGAAAGGAAGCCATCGACCGGGCATCGACATCTTCCATCCGGCGGATCTCGTCGGTGACAAAGGCAAAAAGCTGTGGATCGCAGTCGCTCGAGCGCAGGATGCGATCCAGGAGTTCGGCCACGAAGAGGGCTATGGCATTCGCAATGGGATCGACGGATGGGCGCATCGGCGTATGCAGTATGGAGGCTTCACGTATGCGCTGGATGTCCTTATTGGGACGGTGATCCGTCGTGATCTGCACCACACTGAGGGGCAAAAAAAGAGCTCTCAACCCTCCGGATTTACGTCCGGAGGATCGAGAGACCAAGTAAGATGTGGAGCCAAACCGCTCCGTATAAGTATGTACTATGCAGTTGGTGTCTGAGTAGCGCACCGCTTTAAGAACCACGGCAGAGGTATCCGTCAGCATAGCAACAAGTAGCGTTTGAGCGTCGCTTGAGAGATCAGACCGCTGCAAGGACAGCCACGAGGAGATCCCAAGTCTTTGCAACAGTAGGGATGTTGACCTTTTCGTCGGGGGAGTGTGGGTGTGCGATGGTAGGACCGAAGGAGATCATCTCCATGTCGGGCATCACACCTTGAATGATACCGCACTCCAGACCGGCATGCATGACTTTGACGGCAGGACGCACCTTGTAAAGTTTTTCGTAAGTATCGCACATCACCTCGAGGATGTATGAGTGTGCGTTGGGTTGCCAGCCATTGTATGGCGCATCGAAGTCCACCTTCGCACCGATGAGGGCAAAAGCACTCTCGATGGACGAAGCCACCATGTACTTACGTGTCTCGGACGAACTACGAGTGAGGAACTTCACCTCGAGAGCACCATCTCTGAGCTTCACGAATGCAAGGCTCGAAGACGCCTCGACCGTACCGGGGAAGTCAGACAGATAGGTGATGACACCGTTCTGACAAGCCTCGATGGCATGGATGACATTGTTGCTGATGGCATCGGGGACGATCGTCTTAGGCATCTCGTGCTCTTCGGCAACGAACTTGATACCTTCCTCTATGCCGGCATATTCTTTATTGTAGAGATCTTCGAAGTCGCTGACCATCTCCCAGAGTGCACTTGCATTCTCCTTCTGAACAGTGATGAGTGCTGTCGCCTCACGAGGGATGGCATTGCGGAGCGAGCCACCCTCAGCCCAAGCGACACAGATAGAGAGTTCTTCGACAGCTTTCTTCAAAAATCTGAACATCATCTTATTCGCATTCCCTCTGCCCAAGTGGATGTCTACACCGGAGTGACCACCCTTGAGCCCCGAGAGCTTGAGCAGGACAGCCACATCGCCTTCAGGAGCAGGCTCTTCATCCTTATAGCCGAGAGAGACATTGATGTCCACACCACCGGCACAGCCGATGAATAGTTCGCCCTCCTCTTCGGAGTCGAGATTGAGGAGGATGTCACCCTTGGAGAAACCCGGTTTGAGACCGAAAGCTCCGACCATACCGACTTCCTCGTCGATGGTAAAGAGTGCTTCGAGCGGACCGTGCACGAGGCTCTTATCTGCCATCACAGCAAGTGCCATGGCAGCACCGATACCATTGTCTGCACCGAGGGTTGTTTCCTTTGCCTTCACCCAGTCGCCATCGATCCAAGGCTGTATGGGATCTTTGGAGAAGTCATGAGTGACATGGCTATTCTTTTGAGGGACCATATCCAAGTGTGATTGCAGGGTGACGATCTTACGACCCTCCATGCCCGGAGTGGCAGGCTTGCGGATGAGGACATTACCGACTTCGTCCGTCAAGGTCTCGAGTCCGAGTTCCTTACCTACACGTTCGACATAAGCGCATACTTCCTTGACCTGACCTGTAGGACGAGGTATCTGTGTAAGGTCATAGAAGTAGCTCCATACGGACTTAGGATTTAGATCTTTGATTGCTTGTGACATGGTTTTTTGTTCGTTAAATATTTGTTTGTGGATGTCATTGAGACAAGGACTTACATATTCGAAGCCCTATCTTCCGCTAAGATACTTATTTTCTTATTATTCGCCCTCATCCGCACCGAATATTTTTGCCTTGCACATCGTCCCCGATCGGCAGGCTTACCGAAGGAGGTAAAAAAAAGGATGGTCAAAGATGAAGTAACCCCTCACCGTCCTTCCACCCATAAATGACTCATCCCCTACCGTGCACCAAGGAGTGTCACGGTGGGGGATGAGCTTTTTTATCCATACAGGTAAGGCGATCGCCTACTCACGCTATCTGTCCGTCAGAACAGATAGGCAAGGGAAAAAGTGATGTTGCGGAAATAGAACTTATCGTTCTTTTCGAAGTAACTGCTCAAGGGATAAAAGAGACTGTGACCCACATCGAATGAGAGTCGCAGACGCTTGGAGATGTCGCCATCTATACCAGCCACACCACCTATATCTTGGCGGGGAGACGAGCCGAAGACGTACGGATGCCTCTGAAGGAGAGCATCCTGAAGGCCGAAGTTGGGTCTATTGCCACCCGAGCCCGGAGCGTAGTCCGGCAGGAGATTCTGAGGAATAGCCTGACCGGCTCCACCGAGGGCATAGCCCACGTACATACCGATCCTCGGAGTGACTCTCACGCCATCCGTCATCTCGAAGGCATAGCCGACAGAGAGCGGGAGTTCGAGATAATAGAGCCGAAAGTCGTACGATTCGAGCCCTCTGTATACGGTGTTTTCTCTACGATTTT
This is a stretch of genomic DNA from Porphyromonas cangingivalis. It encodes these proteins:
- a CDS encoding MBL fold metallo-hydrolase, with the protein product MTLTFLGHSTYLVDTGESYLLFDYYKDFAGCPPVASLLERDGDPLYIVCTHSHGDHYSHKVFDLPIRGRRVKYIFHTEVASVVPDEHLEDVLFVSTAEHFEIDERVSGRAYGSTDIGGSFYVEVKDPSAPRPVKLFHAGDLNNWHWNEEADAHYIGLYEGAYADELKLFGEFPIAPDLVMFPTDYRLGKDYLKGLSQFLEITSCRYVAPMHLNGSPREDERLDALCDRHGITLLFPFREGIKYSFTAEV
- the recO gene encoding DNA repair protein RecO, translated to MLTDTSAVVLKAVRYSDTNCIVHTYTERFGSTSYLVSRSSGRKSGGLRALFLPLSVVQITTDHRPNKDIQRIREASILHTPMRPSVDPIANAIALFVAELLDRILRSSDCDPQLFAFVTDEIRRMEDVDARSMASFHLYFLGALSWRLGIMPDVEGYRRGDVLCCEEGRFRPAVGRHETERSEVSYLLHKMLTMPRQEGLVIDRNGRNKLLALLLQYFDHHFPGVSQLKSPRILQELFT
- a CDS encoding aminoacyl-histidine dipeptidase, whose amino-acid sequence is MSQAIKDLNPKSVWSYFYDLTQIPRPTGQVKEVCAYVERVGKELGLETLTDEVGNVLIRKPATPGMEGRKIVTLQSHLDMVPQKNSHVTHDFSKDPIQPWIDGDWVKAKETTLGADNGIGAAMALAVMADKSLVHGPLEALFTIDEEVGMVGAFGLKPGFSKGDILLNLDSEEEGELFIGCAGGVDINVSLGYKDEEPAPEGDVAVLLKLSGLKGGHSGVDIHLGRGNANKMMFRFLKKAVEELSICVAWAEGGSLRNAIPREATALITVQKENASALWEMVSDFEDLYNKEYAGIEEGIKFVAEEHEMPKTIVPDAISNNVIHAIEACQNGVITYLSDFPGTVEASSSLAFVKLRDGALEVKFLTRSSSETRKYMVASSIESAFALIGAKVDFDAPYNGWQPNAHSYILEVMCDTYEKLYKVRPAVKVMHAGLECGIIQGVMPDMEMISFGPTIAHPHSPDEKVNIPTVAKTWDLLVAVLAAV
- a CDS encoding porin family protein, with the translated sequence MRQIIMTVVLVAMACGTAFGQWRKGVHLGVGHSDTSTEIKHKGAVSLTAGVLVEYQFHTGIVLHGELNYVNKGLSIQNRRENTVYRGLESYDFRLYYLELPLSVGYAFEMTDGVRVTPRIGMYVGYALGGAGQAIPQNLLPDYAPGSGGNRPNFGLQDALLQRHPYVFGSSPRQDIGGVAGIDGDISKRLRLSFDVGHSLFYPLSSYFEKNDKFYFRNITFSLAYLF